CGGCGGAGGGGAGCTGTTCGTGACGGGATCCACCGCGGTGGCGCTGCTTCTGGGCATTCCCCAGATCGTCATCGGTCTCACGGTGGTGTCCCTCGGCACCAGTGCGCCGGAGCTGTTCGTGAGCCTGATCTCCACCCTTCAGGGAAACGACGCGATCGCCCTCAGCAACGTGGTGGGCAGCAACATCTTCAACGTGCTTGTGGTGCTCGGCATGAGTGCCCTGGTGGTGCCCCTGAGTGTCCGCAGCCGCCTGGTGCGGCGCGATGTGCCGCTGCTGCTGGCGGTGTCGATGGCGGTATGGGGCATGGCCTCGGGAAGCCGGCTCACCTGGCAGGCCGGGCTGGCGTTGCTGGTGGGCCTAGGGATCAACCTGGTGTGGGAGATCCGCACGGCCGGGGAGAATCCCGATGAGGTGGAGGGCTTCGATGCCAGCGAGCGGCTGGCACCGCTGCCGGCCGGCCTTCGCCTCCTGGCCGGTCTGGTGCTGTTGGTGCTGGGGTCCCAGGTGCTGGTGCGGGGTGCCACCACCGCCGCCCTTGCCCTCGGGGTGAGCCAGACGGTGGTGGGTCTCACCATCGTGGCGGCGGGCACCTCCATGCCCGAGCTGGTCACCTCGCTGGTGGCGACCTACCGGGGCCGGGTGGACCTGGCCATCGGCAACGTGGTGGGCAGCAACC
This sequence is a window from Cyanobium sp. PCC 7001. Protein-coding genes within it:
- a CDS encoding calcium/sodium antiporter, which encodes MTSLLPSALQIVLGILLLFGGGELFVTGSTAVALLLGIPQIVIGLTVVSLGTSAPELFVSLISTLQGNDAIALSNVVGSNIFNVLVVLGMSALVVPLSVRSRLVRRDVPLLLAVSMAVWGMASGSRLTWQAGLALLVGLGINLVWEIRTAGENPDEVEGFDASERLAPLPAGLRLLAGLVLLVLGSQVLVRGATTAALALGVSQTVVGLTIVAAGTSMPELVTSLVATYRGRVDLAIGNVVGSNLLNLFVILGLCAVASGARGLEVDPTLVSRDLPIMVATTMACLPIFWSHGQITRLEGGILVTLYGLYLAEQVLTNTLPSLTEDFRLVTLTLVLPLVLMVLVWQTVRWWQQRRT